One Planctomycetia bacterium DNA window includes the following coding sequences:
- a CDS encoding EamA family transporter, translating into MPMSHSWWIWALLSALFAAITSILVKAGLREVNADFATLIRTAVILFALGTFVAVQGNWSNPFHLDVKPLLFLTASGLATCASWVCYSRALKVGDASKVDPIDKLSVVLVALLAFAFLGERPQGREWLGIVMIGMGAVILAMRK; encoded by the coding sequence TATTGTCTGCTCTGTTTGCCGCAATTACCTCCATCCTTGTCAAAGCCGGCCTCCGGGAAGTAAATGCTGACTTTGCGACACTGATCCGGACGGCAGTTATCCTGTTCGCACTCGGCACGTTCGTCGCTGTTCAAGGGAACTGGAGCAATCCCTTTCATTTGGACGTCAAGCCGCTGCTGTTCTTGACCGCATCGGGATTGGCGACCTGCGCTTCCTGGGTTTGTTATTCGCGGGCGCTGAAAGTAGGCGACGCTTCAAAAGTCGATCCGATCGACAAGCTCAGTGTCGTATTGGTCGCGCTGCTGGCATTCGCCTTTCTTGGTGAACGACCGCAAGGCCGCGAATGGTTGGGAATCGTAATGATCGGTATGGGTGCGGTCATCTTAGCGATGCGGAAGTAG
- a CDS encoding YsnF/AvaK domain-containing protein, with product MAAVTQRTVVGVFTTTQAARDATQALKKAGFLESEIGVVSSHGQHDGSDDESRVAEGAVAGATTGLGIGALWGLGILAGVLPAIGPAIAGGTLAVLLSSAAAGAATAGLAGALIGMGLSKNEADFYDAEVQAGRTIVTVEAGQRYAEATKILRQAGGYDMTDKSDAGTSRTVEENAPPRQATRDQQTRATLGGQLGKTVRAHEEELQVNKTPVQTGEVRVRKEVHTEHQHLDVPVMREEVVIERRPTNRQQVSATDLDRQEEIRIPVREEQVKVQKQTVVAEEVSVGKRQVQDTAQVNESLRKEEIKVDTEGNPKIRKR from the coding sequence ATGGCCGCCGTCACTCAACGCACCGTGGTTGGTGTATTCACGACAACCCAAGCAGCGCGCGATGCCACTCAAGCACTCAAAAAAGCTGGCTTTCTCGAATCCGAGATTGGCGTGGTCAGCTCGCATGGACAACACGATGGCTCCGACGACGAGAGTCGCGTCGCGGAAGGCGCTGTCGCAGGAGCAACCACAGGCTTGGGCATCGGCGCTTTGTGGGGCCTGGGAATTCTAGCTGGCGTCTTGCCAGCCATTGGCCCGGCCATCGCTGGCGGCACGCTGGCGGTGTTACTCTCGAGCGCAGCTGCTGGAGCGGCCACAGCAGGTTTGGCTGGTGCTCTCATCGGCATGGGTTTGTCGAAGAACGAGGCCGATTTCTACGACGCCGAAGTCCAAGCTGGTCGTACGATTGTCACGGTCGAGGCCGGTCAACGCTATGCTGAGGCGACCAAGATCCTGCGCCAGGCGGGTGGCTACGATATGACCGACAAGAGCGACGCAGGGACCAGCCGAACGGTGGAAGAAAACGCCCCCCCACGCCAGGCTACACGCGACCAACAGACTCGTGCCACTCTCGGCGGACAATTAGGGAAAACCGTCCGCGCCCACGAGGAAGAACTCCAGGTGAATAAAACCCCCGTGCAAACAGGCGAGGTTCGCGTGCGCAAGGAGGTTCACACCGAGCATCAACACCTCGACGTGCCCGTGATGCGGGAGGAAGTCGTGATTGAACGCCGGCCCACCAATCGTCAACAGGTGTCGGCCACAGATTTGGATCGGCAGGAGGAGATTCGCATCCCGGTCCGGGAGGAACAAGTCAAGGTTCAGAAGCAGACGGTGGTCGCGGAGGAAGTCTCAGTGGGCAAGCGGCAGGTGCAGGACACGGCCCAGGTCAACGAGTCGCTCCGCAAAGAAGAGATCAAGGTCGACACCGAGGGGAATCCAAAGATTCGCAAGCGGTAA